The Rhodocytophaga rosea genome has a segment encoding these proteins:
- a CDS encoding gluconate 2-dehydrogenase subunit 3 family protein gives MANLLMHRREALQKLAILLGGTLSLPAQAALLGEKINSIAIDIPTDQQELISELADVIMPETENPGAKKAGVGKFIVRVIQDCTAKEEQDKFLQGLQKINTLSQTTYSKSFNKLDRTQQNEIMGKIARQENDFFKGLRELTVVGFFTSQIGATQVLQYLPVPGKFQGDIPLEPSQRTWSL, from the coding sequence ATGGCAAACTTACTTATGCACCGGAGGGAAGCTCTGCAAAAGCTGGCTATCCTTTTGGGAGGAACACTATCTCTTCCCGCCCAGGCAGCATTACTGGGAGAAAAAATCAATTCCATCGCAATCGATATTCCTACAGATCAACAAGAACTTATCTCTGAGCTGGCTGACGTAATCATGCCTGAGACGGAGAATCCCGGAGCAAAAAAAGCTGGTGTCGGTAAGTTTATTGTCCGGGTAATCCAGGACTGTACAGCCAAAGAGGAACAGGATAAGTTTTTGCAAGGTTTGCAAAAGATTAACACGTTGAGCCAGACTACATATAGCAAGTCTTTTAATAAACTGGATCGCACGCAACAAAACGAAATCATGGGTAAAATTGCCAGACAGGAAAATGATTTCTTCAAGGGTTTAAGAGAACTAACTGTTGTTGGTTTTTTTACCTCCCAGATAGGCGCCACCCAGGTGCTGCAATACCTGCCAGTTCCCGGCAAGTTTCAAGGGGATATTCCTTTAGAACCCAGTCAACGAACCTGGTCTCTCTGA
- a CDS encoding YciI family protein: MNEQVWETLSESERNTYTDECFIYDNELRKNGHFVGGEALQGALNTTTLRWSSGKISVTDGPFAETKEQIGGIMILEATDLNHAIRLLSKHPSLRLGRGGCSWEIRPAADLTALIEESERRRKG; the protein is encoded by the coding sequence ATGAATGAACAAGTTTGGGAAACCCTATCAGAAAGCGAACGGAATACCTATACGGACGAGTGTTTTATCTATGATAATGAACTTCGGAAGAATGGTCACTTTGTAGGGGGAGAGGCGCTGCAAGGTGCCTTGAATACTACCACATTGAGGTGGAGTAGTGGTAAGATTTCCGTAACCGATGGCCCTTTTGCTGAAACCAAAGAGCAAATAGGAGGCATCATGATACTTGAAGCTACCGATCTTAATCATGCCATCCGCCTGCTGTCAAAGCATCCCTCTCTCCGCCTGGGAAGAGGTGGTTGTAGTTGGGAAATCCGGCCTGCCGCCGATCTGACAGCTCTGATTGAAGAGAGTGAAAGGCGAAGGAAGGGGTAG
- a CDS encoding dihydrofolate reductase family protein: protein MHISLDGFVAGPNGEMDWIKVDEEIFDYVGKRISEGDTALYGRVTYQMMENYWPTAADKPAATKHDIEHSKWYKKVRKVVVSKTMKDAGLTNTNIISDNLSDRINEIKQQAGEDILLFGSPTATHSLIQQNLIDGYWLFVNPVILGRGIPLFADIKDKIKLNLLTTRQFTCGVTELNYVLDRQ from the coding sequence ATGCACATATCACTTGACGGTTTTGTAGCAGGACCCAACGGAGAAATGGACTGGATTAAAGTGGATGAAGAAATTTTTGATTATGTCGGGAAGCGGATAAGCGAAGGCGATACGGCTTTATATGGACGGGTAACTTATCAGATGATGGAAAATTACTGGCCAACTGCAGCAGACAAACCGGCAGCCACCAAGCACGACATTGAACATTCAAAGTGGTATAAAAAAGTTCGCAAAGTTGTTGTATCAAAAACAATGAAAGATGCCGGCTTGACGAATACAAATATAATTAGCGACAACCTTTCGGACAGAATAAATGAAATAAAACAACAGGCAGGTGAAGACATATTGCTTTTTGGTAGCCCGACAGCCACACATTCCCTAATACAACAGAACTTAATTGACGGCTACTGGCTATTTGTGAATCCCGTTATTCTTGGACGAGGCATTCCTTTATTTGCAGATATCAAAGACAAAATAAAACTAAACCTGTTGACTACCCGGCAATTTACCTGCGGAGTAACTGAACTGAATTACGTATTGGACAGACAATAA
- a CDS encoding arylsulfatase, with translation MRSLIILICILVLMAGTFSGCSRAHKQADTTQQPNIIIIMSDDQGWGDLSLSGNKNLHTPNIDLLAAKGVQFTHFYVSPVCSPTRAEFLTGRYHTRSGVYSTSEGGERINLDETTIAEAFKKAGYATAAYGKWHNGMQYPYHPNGRGFDEFYGFCSGHWGNYFSPLLEHNGKLVKGKGFIADDLTEKAMSFIDGNKSKPFFLYIPYNTPHSPMQVPDRWWNKFKDKELQMRAEDAEAEDINFTRAALAMCENIDWNVGRIINKLKEVNLEKNTIVVYLSDNGPNGWRWNGGMKGRKGSTDEGGIRSPLIILWPEKIAAGSHIEQIAGSIDLFPTLADLAGIPYQTPKPLDGVSLKPLLLQQSQSWNERLLFSHWDGRVSVRNEQYRLDHQGKLFNIRNDPGQEKDISAKEPQMAAQLRKAVESWKAEMLPNLTDDKRPLPVGHSDFNYTQLPARDGKPHGSIVRSNQYPNSSFFTNWKSLDDRITWEVEVLTTGNYTVEVYYTCPAKDVGSSFQLSFNQNKVAGKVTQAQEPSLIGMENDRVERMESYEQAFRSMKVGTIHLEKGRGNLTLQALQIPGSQVMDFRLLMLTRVN, from the coding sequence ATGAGATCCTTAATTATTCTTATTTGTATCCTGGTACTGATGGCAGGCACATTTTCAGGTTGCAGTAGAGCACATAAGCAGGCAGATACAACCCAACAGCCAAATATCATCATCATTATGTCTGACGATCAGGGGTGGGGAGATTTAAGTCTTAGCGGCAACAAAAATCTACATACCCCTAATATAGATCTTCTGGCTGCAAAGGGTGTACAATTTACACATTTCTATGTAAGTCCGGTTTGCTCGCCTACCCGTGCTGAGTTCCTGACAGGCCGGTATCATACCCGTTCTGGCGTGTATAGTACATCAGAAGGAGGTGAGAGGATAAACCTGGACGAAACTACCATTGCCGAGGCTTTCAAAAAGGCTGGATATGCCACGGCTGCTTATGGAAAATGGCACAATGGCATGCAATACCCTTATCATCCCAATGGGAGAGGATTTGATGAGTTTTACGGATTTTGCTCCGGCCATTGGGGAAACTACTTCAGCCCTTTACTTGAGCACAATGGAAAACTGGTGAAAGGAAAAGGTTTTATCGCAGATGATCTGACAGAAAAAGCGATGAGTTTTATTGACGGGAATAAAAGCAAGCCTTTTTTTCTATATATACCCTATAACACTCCCCACTCGCCCATGCAGGTGCCTGACCGGTGGTGGAATAAATTTAAAGATAAAGAACTGCAAATGAGAGCAGAGGATGCTGAGGCAGAAGATATCAATTTTACACGGGCGGCATTAGCCATGTGCGAAAACATTGATTGGAATGTGGGACGTATTATAAACAAACTGAAAGAGGTAAACCTTGAAAAAAACACCATTGTCGTATATTTAAGTGACAATGGGCCCAATGGCTGGCGATGGAACGGAGGCATGAAAGGCCGAAAAGGCTCCACAGACGAAGGAGGTATCCGCTCGCCGCTTATTATCCTATGGCCTGAGAAAATTGCCGCCGGCTCCCATATTGAGCAAATTGCCGGATCTATTGATTTATTTCCTACACTGGCAGATTTGGCGGGAATACCTTACCAGACACCAAAACCGCTGGATGGCGTAAGTCTCAAGCCCTTGTTGCTACAACAATCACAATCCTGGAATGAGCGTCTGCTTTTCTCTCATTGGGATGGCCGGGTGAGTGTCAGAAATGAGCAATACCGCTTAGACCACCAGGGGAAGCTTTTTAATATAAGAAATGATCCGGGACAGGAAAAGGATATTTCGGCAAAAGAACCACAGATGGCCGCTCAGTTAAGAAAAGCTGTAGAAAGCTGGAAAGCTGAAATGCTCCCAAACTTAACCGATGATAAGCGGCCATTGCCTGTTGGACATTCAGATTTCAACTATACGCAATTGCCTGCCCGGGATGGCAAACCGCATGGTAGTATAGTAAGGTCAAATCAGTATCCCAACAGTTCCTTTTTTACGAACTGGAAAAGTTTAGATGATCGCATCACATGGGAGGTAGAAGTACTCACTACTGGTAATTACACGGTAGAAGTATATTATACGTGTCCTGCAAAGGATGTGGGTTCTTCCTTTCAATTATCTTTTAATCAAAACAAGGTAGCGGGAAAAGTTACCCAGGCACAGGAACCCTCGCTGATAGGTATGGAAAATGACCGGGTAGAGAGAATGGAATCTTATGAGCAAGCTTTCAGATCTATGAAAGTGGGCACTATCCATTTGGAAAAAGGCAGAGGCAACTTAACCTTACAGGCACTACAAATTCCGGGCTCCCAGGTAATGGACTTCAGGCTGCTTATGCTGACTAGAGTAAACTAA
- a CDS encoding RNA polymerase sigma factor: MQNYPEHIPQLLGEIYRNESRFVFATLIRLLGDFDLAEDAMHDAFKAALEQWSEKGIPSNPRAWLVSTGRFKAIDSIRRQSKFDPLQLQQVQRMEAETADPSKQVDKEIEDDVLRLIFTCCHPALSPDAHTGMTLREVCDLTTEEIARAFLVTPSTLAQRIVRAKAKIRETNIPFEVPPEQELPDRLGAVLQVIYLVFNEGYSASSGESVTRVDLSNEAIRLGRLLLDLLPDPEVTGLLGLMLLHESRRHARTTPTGDLILLEDQDRSLWDQGMIEEGLLLTERAFSSKRAGPYTLQAGIAALHAEAKGPDVTDWAQIAGLYSLLLRMNPSPVIELNRAVAIAMHNGPEAGLQLINAILERGALNDYQLAHAARAELYRKTGRTNQARASWERALALVKQDPERRFIERKLRELGR; this comes from the coding sequence ATGCAAAATTATCCGGAACATATTCCTCAACTTCTGGGCGAGATTTATCGGAATGAGTCACGCTTTGTGTTTGCTACCCTGATTCGCTTGCTTGGAGACTTTGACCTTGCAGAAGACGCTATGCATGATGCTTTTAAGGCAGCCCTTGAGCAATGGAGTGAAAAAGGCATTCCTTCCAATCCACGGGCGTGGCTTGTTTCCACAGGCCGCTTTAAAGCAATCGATTCTATCCGGCGTCAATCCAAATTTGACCCCTTGCAGCTACAACAAGTCCAGCGAATGGAAGCTGAGACTGCCGATCCTTCTAAACAGGTTGACAAAGAGATTGAAGACGATGTGCTCCGCCTGATCTTTACCTGCTGTCACCCTGCTCTGTCGCCCGATGCACATACGGGTATGACCCTTCGTGAGGTTTGTGATCTGACAACTGAAGAAATTGCCAGGGCTTTTCTCGTTACCCCATCTACCCTGGCCCAGCGGATCGTGCGTGCCAAGGCCAAAATCCGTGAGACAAACATACCCTTCGAAGTACCTCCGGAACAGGAATTGCCAGACCGGCTCGGGGCCGTACTCCAGGTTATTTACCTGGTATTTAATGAGGGCTATTCTGCCTCATCCGGCGAATCAGTAACACGCGTTGATCTTTCAAACGAAGCGATTCGCCTTGGGCGCCTTCTGCTCGATTTGCTGCCTGATCCTGAGGTGACTGGATTGCTTGGCCTCATGCTGCTGCACGAATCCCGCCGACATGCCCGCACCACACCGACAGGAGATCTTATTCTTTTGGAAGACCAGGATCGCTCGCTTTGGGATCAAGGTATGATAGAGGAGGGATTGTTGCTGACAGAAAGGGCATTTTCATCTAAGCGGGCAGGACCATATACCCTGCAGGCAGGCATTGCAGCGCTACATGCAGAGGCAAAGGGTCCCGATGTTACAGATTGGGCACAGATTGCCGGGCTGTATAGTTTGTTGTTGCGCATGAATCCCTCTCCGGTTATTGAATTAAACCGTGCGGTTGCCATCGCTATGCACAACGGTCCTGAAGCAGGATTGCAGTTGATCAATGCGATTCTTGAGCGCGGAGCGTTAAACGACTATCAACTGGCACACGCGGCACGGGCGGAACTATACCGGAAAACAGGCCGGACAAACCAAGCTCGGGCATCCTGGGAACGTGCCCTTGCCCTCGTAAAACAAGACCCTGAACGACGGTTTATCGAACGAAAACTTAGAGAACTGGGAAGGTAA